The genomic interval ATATGTAAGAAAAGTTAAGGTAGGAGTGGATAATTACCCACCCCTGTTTTTACAATGTTGAGTGTATCATAGAAATGATTGTAGCGATACAGTCGCGTTCTACTAGTGTTGATTCAATTAAATAATCTTTCATTGGTTCTCCATTTATTTTGTAGATATATATAACTCGTTGATGTCGACGAATTAGGGCATGGATAAGGCTTGCGATAAAAACTCGTTTGATTTGGTGTGAATTTTCACTAGTATCTGCTTCTGTACGAAGATCTAATCCGATTTTATTGAGTGAAACGTTCATTTCTTCATCATGCATGCAAATTAGATGAATTACATCTATATAGGTATGCCAATGATGATTTGCAATATTATCTAATGTGTCGCGCATGGTACCGCTTGCAAGTTGCGCAGAATCTAATGCAGTTCGCATTAAATCCAGCTGTTCAATACATTCTTCATGTAATGCTTTCATATGGTCAAAGTCCATTGACATAGGTTTACGATTACGGAAATTTCGCAAATAGATTACCCCCTGTTAAAGTTTATTCCTATGCCAAATATTGCTATTTATCAAGTGCTAGAAATCTAATCATACAAATAGGAATGTACATTGAAAGTGATTTACGATGCATGCAAAGATTGACAATGATAAAATCACAGCCTACATAGCAAAGTGAACCACATAATGTTTCTCGACCACAGACTCTGGCATCTACGGAAAATATAATTTTACATCCGAGCATGCCGAGTAAACGATCCTTGAATGACGCATCAGGAAATGTACCACACATTCGCTGATCATAGCAGTTATATCCCATATCATTATTCGGTTCAGCGCATTCGTTATTATACCAATGTGGATAGTTACAATCCATAAAGCATTCGACCTCCTCTATGTTAAGGAAAGATAAAGTTGGATTTAGAGTATAATATGAATAAATTTATAATAATGCTACCAGATAAAAGAGAGATTGTTTAAAAATGATTTGCAGGAATTTCGCAAAATAGTCAAGAATAATAACAAAAAGTATTTTAGGAGGAGTTTTATGGCAAAAGATTGTTCATTTGATGTAGTATCTGAAACAGATATGCAGGAAGTTAATAATGCTGTAAATCAAGCAATGAAGGAAATTGGTCAGCGTTTTGATTTTAGAAATAGTAAATCTAATATTACTTTAGAGGGGAATGATTTAAAAATAATCAGTGATGATGAATTTAAATTAGAGAATGTATTAGATATACTGAAAGCCAAGGCAATTAAACGGAATGTGTCTACAAAGAGTTTTGATTATGGTAAGATTGAGGCAGCAGCGCAAGGAACTGTGCGGCAAATAGTTAAAGTGAAAAGTGGAATTAGCAAAGAAAATGCTAAAAAAGTGATAAATTTAATCAAAGAAACAAAGCTAAAAGTGCAAGCGCAGATTCAAGATGATCAAGTGCGCGTGTCTGGAAAAAATAAAGATGATTTACAGCAGATTATTGCAAAATTAAGACAAGCAGATCTTGACATTGATTTGCAGTTTATAAATTTTAGAGCATAACATAAATAAAGCGAGCAATGTATTTCTATTCGAAATCATTGCTCGCTTTATTTATGTTAAATTCTCTTATGATTTTTTATTGATTAATTCAATAATTCTAAAAGATAGACTTAGAATTATTGCAACAATTGTTGCTAATGCCATTCCTTTCATGGTAACTGTACCTAGTGTTATGCTTGCACCGCTAACACCGATACCAAGTACGACAGAGGTAAGAATTAAGTTAGCAGGTTTGTTGTAATCTACTTTTGCTTCGACTAACATTCGAAGTCCAGATGTTGCAATTACACCAAACAGTAATAAGGAGACACCGCCCATAACAGGAACGGGGATCGTTTGAATTGCTGCAGCAAGTTTGCCCACGAAAGAGAGGATAATAGCAAAAATTGCTGCGCCTCCGATTACCCATACACTGTAAACTTTAGTGATTGCAAGAACGCCGATATTTTCACCGTACGTTGTGTTTGGTGTGGAACCAAAGAAGCCAGAAATAATGGTAGATATACCATTGCCTAATAAGGATTTATCAAGTCCAGGATCTTTTGTTAAGTCTTTATCAATAATGTTGCCAGTAACGATTAAGTGACCGATGTGTTCAGCGATAACTACGAGTGCTGCCGGTAATATAATGACGATTGCACTCATATTAAATATAGGAGAATAAATTGTTGGCATAGCAAACCATGCAGCAGTATAAATTGGAGATAAATCTACTAAACCCATGAATAGCGATAATGCATAACCACTTAGTACACCAATTAAGATTGGAATAATAGCTAGAAATCCGCGAAAGGCGACTGAGCCTAAAATGGTTACGAGTAGAGTAAATATAGATACAGTGATTACTTTGGCATCGATGACATCGCCCGTTAATCCTGCCATACCTGCAGCTGTAGGCATTAATTCCAAGCCTATTACGGCGACAATTGCACCCATGGCTGCTGGTGGAAATACTACATCGATCCATTGGGTGCCAAGAGCACGAATACTCAACCCGACAAGAGAAAATACTATACCTACAACGATAAATCCACCGAGGGTTGCTTCGTAACCGTATTGTGGTAAGATTACAAAAACAGGTGAAATAAATGCAAAACTAGAACCTAAGTAGGCAGGGATTTTACCCTTACAAATGAATAAATAAAGTAGTGTTCCAATCCCATTAAAGAGTAAAATTGTTGCTGGATTTACTTTAAATAAAATTGGAACTAACACGGTAGCACCAAACATAGCAAATAAATGTTGGAGGCTAAGTGGAATTGTTGTAAACAATGGTAATTTTTCTTCGACTTTTATGACACGATTATTCATGTAATAAATCTCTCCTTATATAAATGATTTGGGCAAAATAAAAATCTCTTACAAGCATGTAAGAGACAGAAAATGTACATAATTCATTCTATTATGCACCTTTTCAGTCTCACAGGACTACATTAAAAGGATACTACCCTTAAAACTTATCACAGATTCAGAAAAAAGTCTAGTTGGTTTTACTGATTACAACAGTATGTTGACAAAATTTTTATAAACAAGTTAAAAAGTATTACATTTATATCTGATATCGGTTATAATGATTAAATATTAAATTTATTTTTTTTGTAATAATTTGTCCATGTACAAGAGGACTTTGTGTTTTTGCGAAGAATTACAAAAATGATAAAGTGTTAAACAAGTTTAGGGGGAGAGCAATGGGGTTAATTGTAAAAAAGTTTGGTGGTAGTTCTGTTGGCAATATAGAAAAAATTATGGCAGTAGCCAAAAGAATCATAGATGAAAAGCAGCCAAATGATAAAATTGTTATGGTTGTATCTGCAATGGGAGATACAACGGATGATTTAATCGCACTTGCTAAAAAAATTAATAAAGAACCATATCAATATGCACGTGAAATGGATATGCTTTTGACAACTGGTGAACAAGTATCTATTTCATTGCTTACAATGGCATTTAAAACACTTGGTCAGCCCGCTATATCATTAACAGGTTCGCTCGCAGGAGTGAAAACGAATTCTGTACATACAAAAGGAAAAATAACGGATATTAAACCAGAAAGAGTGCTTGCTGAACTTGATAAGGGGAATATCGTTGTTGTGGCTGGTTTTCAAGGCTCGGATGATGCTGGTGATCCAGTAACACTTGGCAGAGGCGGATCTGATACTTCTGCTGTAGCACTTGCTGGAGCTCTCAAAGCTGATAGTTGTGAAATTTTTACCGACGTTGATGGTATTTATTCTGCTGATCCGCGAATTGTTAAAGATGCGCGTAAAATGAAAGAAATTACGTATCATGAAATGCTT from Massilibacillus massiliensis carries:
- the uraA gene encoding uracil permease, whose amino-acid sequence is MNNRVIKVEEKLPLFTTIPLSLQHLFAMFGATVLVPILFKVNPATILLFNGIGTLLYLFICKGKIPAYLGSSFAFISPVFVILPQYGYEATLGGFIVVGIVFSLVGLSIRALGTQWIDVVFPPAAMGAIVAVIGLELMPTAAGMAGLTGDVIDAKVITVSIFTLLVTILGSVAFRGFLAIIPILIGVLSGYALSLFMGLVDLSPIYTAAWFAMPTIYSPIFNMSAIVIILPAALVVIAEHIGHLIVTGNIIDKDLTKDPGLDKSLLGNGISTIISGFFGSTPNTTYGENIGVLAITKVYSVWVIGGAAIFAIILSFVGKLAAAIQTIPVPVMGGVSLLLFGVIATSGLRMLVEAKVDYNKPANLILTSVVLGIGVSGASITLGTVTMKGMALATIVAIILSLSFRIIELINKKS
- a CDS encoding YajQ family cyclic di-GMP-binding protein, which produces MAKDCSFDVVSETDMQEVNNAVNQAMKEIGQRFDFRNSKSNITLEGNDLKIISDDEFKLENVLDILKAKAIKRNVSTKSFDYGKIEAAAQGTVRQIVKVKSGISKENAKKVINLIKETKLKVQAQIQDDQVRVSGKNKDDLQQIIAKLRQADLDIDLQFINFRA